From a single Theropithecus gelada isolate Dixy chromosome 10, Tgel_1.0, whole genome shotgun sequence genomic region:
- the GALR3 gene encoding galanin receptor type 3, translating into MADAQNISLDSPGSVGAVAVPVVFALIFLLGTVGNGLVLAVLLQPGPSAWQEPGSTTDLFILNLAVADLCFILCCVPFQATIYTLDAWLFGALVCKAVHLLIYLTMYASSFTLAAVSVDRYLAVRHPLRSRALRTPRNARAAVGLVWLLAALFSAPYLSYYGTVRYGALELCVPAWEDARRRALDVATFAAGYLLPVAVVSLAYGRTLRFLWAAVGPAGAAAAEARRRATGRAGRAMLAVAALYALCWGPHHALILCFWYGRFAFSPATYACRLASHCLAYANSCLNPLVYALASRHFRARFRRLWQCGRRRRHRARRTLRRVHPASSGPPGCRGDAQPRGRLPAGGGRGLEPREGPAHGGEAA; encoded by the exons ATGGCTGATGCCCAGAACATTTCACTGGACAGTCCAGGGAGTGTGGGGGCCGTGGCAGTGCCTGTGGTCTTTGCCCTAATCttcctgctgggcacagtgggaaACGGACTGGTGCTGGCAGTGCTCCTGCAGCCTGGCCCGAGTGCCTGGCAGGAGCCCGGCAGCACCACGGATCTGTTCATCCTCAACCTGGCGGTGGCGGACCTCTGCTTCATCCTGTGCTGCGTGCCCTTTCAGGCCACCATCTACACGCTGGATGCCTGGCTCTTCGGGGCCCTCGTCTGCAAGGCTGTGCACCTGCTCATCTACCTCACCATGTACGCCAGCAGCTTCACGCTGGCTGCTGTCTCGGTGGACAG GTACCTGGCCGTGCGGCACCCCCTGCGCTCGCGCGCCCTGCGCACGCCGCGCAACGCCCGCGCCGCGGTGGGGCTGGTGTGGCTGCTGGCGGCGCTCTTCTCGGCGCCCTACCTCAGCTACTACGGCACCGTGCGCTACGGCGCTCTGGAGCTCTGCGTGCCCGCCTGGGAGGACGCACGCCGCCGCGCCCTGGACGTGGCCACCTTCGCCGCCGGCTACCTGCTGCCCGTGGCCGTGGTGAGCCTGGCCTACGGGCGAACGCTGCGCTTCCTGTGGGCCGCCGTGGGCCCCGCGGGCGCCGCGGCGGCCGAGGCGCGGCGGAGGGCGACGGGCCGCGCGGGGCGCGCCATGCTGGCTGTGGCCGCGCTCTACGCGCTCTGCTGGGGCCCGCACCACGCGCTCATCTTGTGCTTCTGGTACGGCCGCTTCGCCTTCAGCCCGGCCACCTACGCCTGCCGCCTGGCCTCGCACTGCCTGGCCTACGCCAACTCCTGCCTCAACCCGCTCGTCTACGCGCTCGCTTCGCGCCACTTTCGCGCGCGCTTCCGCCGCCTGTGGCAGTGCGGCCGCCgacgccgccaccgcgcccgtcgCACCCTCCGTCGCGTCCACCCCGCGTCCTCGGGCCCACCCGGCTGTCGCGGAGACGCCCAGCCTCGCGGGAGGCTGCCGGCCGGCGGCGGCCGGGGCCTGGAGCCCAGGGAGGGACCCGCCCACGGCGGAGAGGCTGCTTGA